The genomic interval TGATTTTGTGACCAATCGCGAATATAACAAATACCAGCGATGGCGTTAACGCGGGAAAATACCAGGCGAGACGCAATAATAATCCAGGAATTGGCCCGGAGCAGGCAGGTTTTTTGAACCTGGAGGAAGAGAGTCGACACATGAAAAAAATAATTATTACAGCGCTGGCTTGCAGCATTGCGGGTACGGCGCATGCCGGTGGTTACCGGGTTGCCTTGCAGGGGCAGAAGGCGCTCGCGATGGGGCATACCGGGGTCGCCTTGACCGATAGTGCCGAAGTCGTATTTTTCAATCCGGGGTCAATGACCCAGCTCGAAGCCGAAACCGACATCGTCGGCAGTATTTTCCTGCTCGAAGGCATGACCGAGTATGCGAGCGAGGAGACCCTGGTTGAAGAGGAAACCGACACTCCGCTGGGCACGCCACTCAACGGATACTTCGCGCAAAGGATATCGGACGAAATGTCCTGGGGAATGGGTGTCTATACACCTTACGGAAACAAGGTCGAATGGCCGAAAGACTGGGCAGGGTCGCACCTGGTGAACGATATTGAACTGCAGGCCATCTACTTCCAGCCCACCATTGCCTATCAGCTAAACGATACCACGAGCATCGGCTTTGGCCCCACCCTGGTGGTGGGTTCGGTTGAATTTAATCGCAATTTGACTACGTCACTGACCGATGCCGATGGTAACCGCTCCAATGTTACGATCAAGGCCGATAACGTAACCGCGTGGGGCTACAATCTCGGCATCTTGCATAAGCTTTCGGACAAGACATCGCTGGGTTTCAGCTATCGCTCGGAGATCATCCTCGAGGCGCGTGGCGAGGATGCCGATTTCGACGATGTTCCGACAGCCCTGGAATCCACCTTTGCCGATGGTGATGTCGATGGCGATCTTCCATTACCGGCAGAACTGACTCTCGGTATTGCTTATAAGTACAGTGACAAGCTGACCCTGGCTTTCGATTACAATCGCACCTACTGGGATGTCTTCGACGAGCTGACATTCGAATTCGACAACGGTATCGAGTCGGTGAATCCGAGATTCTATGAAGATTCGAGCATCTATCGGTTCGGTGCACAGTATCGCTACAACGACAAGTGGACGCTGCGCGGTGGTATTTATTTCGATGAAACCCCGATACCGGAAGGATCGTTTGAGCCGATAACTCCGCGCAACGATTCGATCGGGTATACGGC from Gammaproteobacteria bacterium carries:
- a CDS encoding OmpP1/FadL family transporter gives rise to the protein MKKIIITALACSIAGTAHAGGYRVALQGQKALAMGHTGVALTDSAEVVFFNPGSMTQLEAETDIVGSIFLLEGMTEYASEETLVEEETDTPLGTPLNGYFAQRISDEMSWGMGVYTPYGNKVEWPKDWAGSHLVNDIELQAIYFQPTIAYQLNDTTSIGFGPTLVVGSVEFNRNLTTSLTDADGNRSNVTIKADNVTAWGYNLGILHKLSDKTSLGFSYRSEIILEARGEDADFDDVPTALESTFADGDVDGDLPLPAELTLGIAYKYSDKLTLAFDYNRTYWDVFDELTFEFDNGIESVNPRFYEDSSIYRFGAQYRYNDKWTLRGGIYFDETPIPEGSFEPITPRNDSIGYTAGATYRYSKNLQMDFSILILTFDDEENSYDYYEEGGFTIPFSGDYDSAANSIGFGLSYRY